The following are from one region of the Sorghum bicolor cultivar BTx623 chromosome 2, Sorghum_bicolor_NCBIv3, whole genome shotgun sequence genome:
- the LOC8056342 gene encoding uncharacterized protein LOC8056342, translating to MKNPITTLRYASPKKQQAGAGQTRPPPRNRDDPTPCPPLLLTSLSDSYWLSTARLPRDQAEADQSRQPMVVVAVGGGGGGGGWGTWEELVLGGAVLRHGGAAWATVADELRTRSPCTFSPEECEAKFAEIQLRYSACNAWFEELRKQRVAELKRDLEKSENSIGSLQSVIQSLSNSKHVDGSSECRTSHTESCPRSENTADTNSSGKETSRDRSSAASFTEEASNSQKCQKVQQCDTDSIQAINPSPDESYPQAQVEKVGPKDGLLWGSRKQRGRRARRTLLKGGDSSGDGEPTSTACIQREGSSEGCMKNLKTPNVESVVMKKGVKTPKVESGVMNKDLNTPNVGSGVKKGLKTPKVESDMMKKAVRTPKAESDVMKKGLKISKVEPDVIKDLKTPKAGSDVMKKGLRSPNAECVQPVIERVKLKLAEILNTISTQDDCKMLQRQLDTQRKRARYKKMIRRHMDFRILHSKVKSGAISCTKELLRDMLIFINNVIAFYPKATLEHMAAVELRDFVCKTVKQSASLFLKSHGETRTAGASVVKKNARALQPGRPGPGDARAIKVSSRDATAKEGDGKRPCSDELANQKTIQRNEQAKKRGVGRPPKSGQRIAEAQEDSPIKGRKRGAGALVLVDSPSKGRKRSAAAQEDSPSKGGKKSRR from the exons ATGAAAAATCCCATCACCACGCTACGCTATGCGAGCCCGAAAAAACAGCAGGCGGGGGCCGGGCAAACCAGACCACCGCCCCGAAACCGCGACGACCCGACACCTTGTCCACCTCTCCTCCTGACCTCCCTTTCCGACTCCTACTGGCTATCCACCGCCCGTCTCCCCCGCGATCAAGCCGAAGCCGACCAGAGCCGGCAAccgatggtggtggtggcggtgggagggggcggcggcgggggcggctGGGGGACGTGGGAGGAGCTGGTGCTGGGCGGCGCAGTGCTCCGGCATGGGGGCGCCGCGTGGGCCACCGTTGCAGACGAGCTCCGGACCCGCTCCCCGTGCACCTTCTCGCCCGAG GAATGTGAAGCAAAATTTGCAGAGATACAGTTGCGGTACTCTGCATGCAA TGCTTGGTTTGAGGAGCTTCGTAAGCAGAGAGTTGCTGAACTCAAAAGGGATTTGGAGAAGTCAGAAAATTCTATTGG ATCTCTCCAATCTGTTATTCAAAGCCTCAGCAATAGCAAACATGTTGATGGGAGTTCTGAATGCCGCACCAGTCATACCGAATCATGTCCGCGCTCCGAAAATACAGCAGATACTAATTCCTCAGGTAAAGAAACGTCCAGGGATAGATCGTCAGCTGCTAGTTTCACAGAGGAAGCAAGCAACAGTCAGAAATGTCAGAAAGTGCAGCAGTGTGATACTGATTCAATTCAAGCTATCAATCCATCACCAGATGAGTCATATCCCCAGGCCCAAGTTGAAAAGGTCGGTCCCAAAGATGGCTTGCTTTGGGGTTCTAGAAAACAAAGAGGAAGGAGAGCTAGAAGGACACTTTTGAAAGGTGGTGATAGTAGTGGGGATGGTGAGCCAACATCTACAGCATGCATACAGAGGGAGGGTTCGTCTGAAGGCTGCATGAAGAACTTGAAAACTCCAAATGTGGAATCAGTTGTTATGAAGAAGGGTGTGAAAACTCCAAAGGTAGAATCTGGTGTGATGAATAAGGATTTGAATACTCCAAATGTAGGATCTGGTGTAAAGAAGGGCTTGAAAACTCCCAAAGTAGAATCTGATATGATGAAGAAGGCTGTGAGAACTCCTAAAGCAGAATCTGATGTTATGAAGAAGGGGTTGAAAATTTCCAAAGTAGAACCTGATGTTATAAAGGATTTGAAAACTCCCAAAGCAGGATCTGATGTTATGAAGAAGGGCTTGAGATCTCCAAATGCAGAATGTGTCCAGCCTGTGATTGAGAGAGTTAAACTGAAGCTGGCAGAAATTTTGAATACTATATCGACTCAAGATGACTGCAAAATGTTGCAACGCCAACTTGATACCCAG AGGAAAAGAGCTAGATATAAGAAGATGATTCGCCGGCATATGGACTTCCGAATACTTCACTCTAAGGTCAAGAGTGGCGCAATCTCTTGCACCAAGGAGCTTCTGAGAGATATGCTCATTTTCATCAATAATGTAATAGCCTTCTACCCGAAGGCTACATTGGAGCACATGGCTGCGGTTGAGCTTCGTGACTTTGTATGCAAAACAGTGAAGCAGAGTGCAAGCTTGTTCTTGAAAAGCCATGGAGAGACCAGAACAGCTGGTGCCTCTGTGGTAAAGAAGAATGCTCGAGCCCTGCAGCCTGGACGCCCTGGCCCTGGTGATGCAAGGGCAATCAAGGTTTCTTCAAGGGACGCTACTGCCAAGGAAGGAGATGGCAAGAGACCTTGCAGTGATGAGCTGGCTAATCAAAAGACTATACAGAGAAATGAGCAAGCCAAGAAGAGAGGTGTGGGTCGGCCTCCAAAGAGTGGGCAGAGGATTGCTGAGGCACAGGAAGATAGCCCCATCAAAGGCCGGAAAAGGGGCGCTGGGGCACTGGTACTGGTAGATAGCCCCAGCAAAGGCAGGAAGAGGAGTGCGGCAGCACAGGAGGATAGCCCCAGCAAAGGGGGCAAGAAGAGCCGGCGGTGA
- the LOC8056341 gene encoding uncharacterized protein LOC8056341 isoform X1, translating into MKLRLHLFVLCVIIIFLVYNMANFQHKQTSLEAKSHPFDTVTHQVSVRDAVKVPQKAEARIGYLPHGIVESNSDMELKPLWLTSAQSKKSKQSDKFLIAIAAGINQKKSVDAIMKKFLPENFTAILFHYDGNVNGWNDLPWSKSVIHIAASNQTKWWFAKRFLHPSVVSMYQYIFLWDEDLEVDNFNPRRYLNIVRSEGLEISQPGLDSKLSEIHHRITVRKKTGTFHRRVSRANKQCSREGPPCSGWVEGMAPVFSKSAWQCVWHLIQNDLIHGWGIDYKFGYCAQGDRTKNIGVVDSEFIVHRGVQTLGGSTITKDGTRGKNAQPLRQKADQVQKSRGKAPGLDMRTKIRRKSRSELRDFQKRWDRAAREDRTWVDPFARSRRKHRNRNPQ; encoded by the exons ATGAAACTGCGGTTGCATCTGTTCGTCCTGTGCGTGATAATCATATTCCTGGTGTACAACATGGCTAACTTTCAACATAAGCAGACATCG TTGGAAGCAAAATCTCATCCATTTGATACAGTGACG CATCAGGTGTCTGTCAGAGATGCTGTTAAGGTGCCTCAAAAAGCGGAGGCTAGGATTGGTTATTTACCCCATGGTATAGTGGAGTCTAACTCTGacatggagttgaagccattgTGGCTGACAAGTGCGCAGTCAAAG AAGTCTAAACAAAGTGATAAGTTTTTGATTGCTATTGCTGCCGGTATAAATCAGAAAAAAAGTGTGGACGCTATTATGAAGAAG TTTCTTCCAGAAAATTTTACAGCTATATTGTTCCATTATGATGGGAATGTCAATGGGTGGAATGATCTACCATGGAGCAAAAGTGTGATACATATAGCTGCTTCTAACCAGACTAAATG GTGGTTTGCAAAGAGGTTCCTCCATCCTTCTGTTGTGTCCATGTACCAGTACATCTTTCTTTGGGATGAAGATCTGGAAGTTGATAACTTTAACCCGAGAAG ATACTTAAATATAGTTAGATCAGAAGGGCTGGAGATATCACAACCAGGTCTTGACTCTAAGCTTTCTGAAATTCATCACCGGATAACTGTTCGTAAAAAAACAGGAACCTTTCATAG AAGAGTTAGCCGGGCTAACAAACAGTGTTCAAGAGAAGGACCGCCTTGTTCTGG ATGGGTCGAGGGCATGGCACCTGTTTTCTCAAAGTCTGCTTGGCAATGTGTGTGGCATCTTATCCAG AATGATCTTATCCATGGATGGGGCATCGATTACAAGTTTGGATATTGTGCTCAG GGTGACAGGACAAAGAACATTGGCGTAGTTGATAGTGAATTTATAGTTCACCGAGGAGTGCAGACATTAGGAGGTTCTACAATAACAAAG GATGGTACTCGTGGCAAAAATGCCCAGCCACTTCGTCAGAAAGCAGATCAAGTCCAAAAATCGAGA GGGAAGGCACCAGGCCTTGATATGCGAACAAAG ATCCGGAGAAAATCACGGTCAGAGCTTCGTGATTTCCAGAAGCGCTGGGACCGGGCTGCAAGGGAAGACAGAACATGGGTTGATCCGTTTGCCCGCTCCAGGAGGAAGCATAGGAATAGAAACCCACAATAG
- the LOC8056341 gene encoding uncharacterized protein LOC8056341 isoform X2: MKLRLHLFVLCVIIIFLVYNMANFQHKQTSLEAKSHPFDTVTVSVRDAVKVPQKAEARIGYLPHGIVESNSDMELKPLWLTSAQSKKSKQSDKFLIAIAAGINQKKSVDAIMKKFLPENFTAILFHYDGNVNGWNDLPWSKSVIHIAASNQTKWWFAKRFLHPSVVSMYQYIFLWDEDLEVDNFNPRRYLNIVRSEGLEISQPGLDSKLSEIHHRITVRKKTGTFHRRVSRANKQCSREGPPCSGWVEGMAPVFSKSAWQCVWHLIQNDLIHGWGIDYKFGYCAQGDRTKNIGVVDSEFIVHRGVQTLGGSTITKDGTRGKNAQPLRQKADQVQKSRGKAPGLDMRTKIRRKSRSELRDFQKRWDRAAREDRTWVDPFARSRRKHRNRNPQ; encoded by the exons ATGAAACTGCGGTTGCATCTGTTCGTCCTGTGCGTGATAATCATATTCCTGGTGTACAACATGGCTAACTTTCAACATAAGCAGACATCG TTGGAAGCAAAATCTCATCCATTTGATACAGTGACG GTGTCTGTCAGAGATGCTGTTAAGGTGCCTCAAAAAGCGGAGGCTAGGATTGGTTATTTACCCCATGGTATAGTGGAGTCTAACTCTGacatggagttgaagccattgTGGCTGACAAGTGCGCAGTCAAAG AAGTCTAAACAAAGTGATAAGTTTTTGATTGCTATTGCTGCCGGTATAAATCAGAAAAAAAGTGTGGACGCTATTATGAAGAAG TTTCTTCCAGAAAATTTTACAGCTATATTGTTCCATTATGATGGGAATGTCAATGGGTGGAATGATCTACCATGGAGCAAAAGTGTGATACATATAGCTGCTTCTAACCAGACTAAATG GTGGTTTGCAAAGAGGTTCCTCCATCCTTCTGTTGTGTCCATGTACCAGTACATCTTTCTTTGGGATGAAGATCTGGAAGTTGATAACTTTAACCCGAGAAG ATACTTAAATATAGTTAGATCAGAAGGGCTGGAGATATCACAACCAGGTCTTGACTCTAAGCTTTCTGAAATTCATCACCGGATAACTGTTCGTAAAAAAACAGGAACCTTTCATAG AAGAGTTAGCCGGGCTAACAAACAGTGTTCAAGAGAAGGACCGCCTTGTTCTGG ATGGGTCGAGGGCATGGCACCTGTTTTCTCAAAGTCTGCTTGGCAATGTGTGTGGCATCTTATCCAG AATGATCTTATCCATGGATGGGGCATCGATTACAAGTTTGGATATTGTGCTCAG GGTGACAGGACAAAGAACATTGGCGTAGTTGATAGTGAATTTATAGTTCACCGAGGAGTGCAGACATTAGGAGGTTCTACAATAACAAAG GATGGTACTCGTGGCAAAAATGCCCAGCCACTTCGTCAGAAAGCAGATCAAGTCCAAAAATCGAGA GGGAAGGCACCAGGCCTTGATATGCGAACAAAG ATCCGGAGAAAATCACGGTCAGAGCTTCGTGATTTCCAGAAGCGCTGGGACCGGGCTGCAAGGGAAGACAGAACATGGGTTGATCCGTTTGCCCGCTCCAGGAGGAAGCATAGGAATAGAAACCCACAATAG